A single genomic interval of Hafnia alvei harbors:
- the osmB gene encoding osmotically-inducible lipoprotein OsmB: MNTTMKRFAAAALAVTLVASLSACSNWSKRDRNTAIGAGAGALGGAVLTDGSALGTVGGAAVGGIIGHQVGK; this comes from the coding sequence ATGAATACAACAATGAAACGTTTTGCAGCGGCAGCACTGGCAGTGACGCTGGTTGCCTCTTTAAGTGCTTGTTCAAACTGGTCTAAACGCGATCGTAACACCGCGATTGGTGCTGGTGCGGGGGCCTTAGGTGGTGCCGTTCTTACCGACGGTAGCGCATTAGGTACCGTGGGTGGTGCCGCTGTTGGCGGGATCATCGGCCATCAGGTTGGCAAATAA
- the yciH gene encoding stress response translation initiation inhibitor YciH — translation MQDKNSRLVYSTETGRIDEEKAVVARPKGDGIVRIQRQTSGRKGKGVCLISGLDLDDTALQTLAAELKKKCGCGGAVKEGVIEIQGDKRDLLKQLLEAKGHKVKLAGG, via the coding sequence ATGCAAGACAAAAACAGCAGACTGGTTTACTCAACTGAAACTGGGCGAATTGATGAAGAGAAGGCGGTTGTCGCGCGCCCAAAAGGCGACGGCATCGTCCGCATTCAACGCCAGACCAGCGGTCGTAAAGGCAAAGGTGTTTGCCTGATTAGCGGTTTAGATCTTGACGATACGGCCTTGCAAACGCTAGCTGCAGAACTTAAGAAGAAGTGTGGTTGCGGTGGGGCAGTGAAAGAGGGTGTGATTGAAATTCAAGGCGACAAACGGGATTTGCTCAAGCAACTTCTTGAGGCCAAAGGTCATAAGGTGAAGTTGGCCGGCGGCTGA
- the pyrF gene encoding orotidine-5'-phosphate decarboxylase, whose amino-acid sequence MSISTPSQANAITSPILVALDYADKNAALAFVDNIDPRDCRLKVGKEMFTLFGPQFVRELQQRQFEIFLDLKFHDIPNTAAHAVAAAAELGVWMVNIHASGGARMMTAAREALLPFGKDAPLLIAVTVLTSMEAQDLRGIGIELSPADYAERLALLTKECGLDGVVCSAHEATRLKASCGQAFKLVTPGIRPAGSSAGDQRRIMTPVEAAKAGVDYMVIGRPITQSPAPAETLREILKSLA is encoded by the coding sequence ATGTCCATTTCTACGCCATCTCAGGCAAACGCTATCACGTCACCGATCCTAGTCGCTCTTGATTATGCCGATAAAAATGCTGCTTTAGCATTTGTCGACAATATCGATCCGCGTGACTGTCGCCTTAAAGTCGGCAAAGAAATGTTTACCCTGTTTGGCCCGCAGTTCGTGCGCGAATTACAGCAGCGCCAGTTTGAAATTTTCCTCGATTTAAAATTCCACGATATTCCCAATACCGCTGCCCATGCCGTGGCAGCAGCGGCAGAGCTAGGGGTTTGGATGGTCAACATCCATGCCAGCGGCGGAGCGCGCATGATGACAGCGGCCCGTGAAGCATTGCTACCGTTTGGAAAAGATGCGCCACTGCTCATTGCTGTGACGGTGCTAACCAGCATGGAAGCACAGGATTTGCGCGGTATCGGCATCGAGCTATCACCTGCTGATTATGCTGAGCGTCTGGCACTGCTGACGAAAGAGTGTGGTTTAGACGGCGTGGTTTGCTCAGCACATGAAGCAACTCGCTTGAAAGCGAGCTGCGGACAGGCGTTTAAATTGGTTACACCGGGCATTCGACCTGCGGGAAGTTCAGCAGGCGATCAGCGCAGAATTATGACTCCGGTTGAAGCCGCTAAAGCGGGCGTGGACTATATGGTGATTGGGCGTCCGATCACCCAATCTCCTGCGCCGGCAGAAACATTGCGCGAAATATTAAAATCGTTAGCTTAA